One Coffea eugenioides isolate CCC68of chromosome 2, Ceug_1.0, whole genome shotgun sequence genomic window, ATCAGGTTAACGGGTCGGGTCTTGACCTGTCCCGTCAAAAAATTTGTCGACCCGAACTCGACCCGTCAACCTGTGACGGGTCAGGTATGCTGACCTGAACCTGGAAATTACAGGTTGGCGGGTCAAGTGGATTGACCcgaaatgacctgaaatttagGTTCGGACAGTTGAGCTTGCCCCTTTGCAGTCAAGGGCCATTAGCCGGGCCGTCTCTCTCCCGATTCCGCAGGCTTCAGTTTTGGAGCAGCCTAGTGCTGATTTGTATCCCAATGCTAGCCAATGGTACCATTCCGTCTCCTCAAAACTTGCCCCAAGCTTTCCTGGAAAAGCTGTTGGAGTGAGAATTGGCCAAGGTGTTGCAGCAGAAGCTGCTCTAGCTGTGGTGGCCAAGGAAGCACCAGCAGCAGAAGATGATGATGACCTTGATCTCTTTGGTGATGAAACAGAGGAGGAAAAGAAGGCAGTAGAACAGAGGGAGGCTGCCAAAGCATCCaccaagaagaaaaagagtggAAAATCATCCGTTCTTATGGATAGTAAACCTTGGGATGATGAGACAGACATGAAGAAGCTCGGCTGCATTTGCTGTTgagaagaaaaagggaagaaagatTTAGTGTTAGGTGAGGTCCGTGAGTGAGGAGTTGATATTGAATCCAAAGAAAATTGAAGGCTTCAATTATGTAccgttagtgcaattgataccGAATCCAAGGGAAATTGAAGGCTTCAAAGCTTTCAATTATGTACTGTTACCCTTAGTGCACTAATAATTGTGTACAATTAGTGTTTAGATAATtgttttaatatttatttatttatttttatttctgaTTCGGGTTAGCAGGTCAACCCGATTTTGACCCATTTTGACCCGATTTTTTTTCGGGTTTATCGGGTCTGACCTGATTCTGATCCGAATCCTCAAAATCTAAACCCAAATCCATTAATTCCGTGCTAGATTCGTGTCGGGTTTTCAGGTCATGTCggaaattgccacccctactaATAGGTAAcaaaattttgttattatttaatAGGTCAATATCAACTCGATTAAATTAATATTAATTAAACTAAATTAAATGTAAATCCATGACAAGTCTATTAACAATCAAGCTTATAAATTGGCCACCGCTATGTTGAATAATTCATAATGACCCACTTGGGCGACTTATATATTAGAGTGTGGCAACCTAACCAATCCCTAGTTGAAAATAGATAAGTCGTTTGCCTATCACTCGTTGGGGCTTTAAGCTTGACAAATTAAATGTATATCCATGACTAGACCTGGCAATTATAGCCAAAACCCAACAACTCACCCAACTCACCCACTAATTTGAGAGGTTGGGTTGGGTAAGTTGggttttgggtcaattttgggttgggtaataAAAACCCATATATATTTTGGGCGGTTTGGGTATTTATGTTGGGTACCCATTACCCAACTTAAgttaaaaaaacaaataaaaaaattaaaatcaagaaacaagaaaagacCTGAAACCATGTAATGAAGCCAAATGTTGGATCAAACAAAACATCTCCAGGCCAAAGTTTTATTCGACAGACTTGTTCAAGTCTTATCTGTAGTTCGAAATATAGTTCGAAATGTGTTTacgaaaaaaaacaaaataatataggaaaaaaaaactttgtaTCCCGCTTctaacttgagattatgaaacttttcttaacaaaattcactcccttggctcaaattcaaccattaaaacaaccaagaatctaaggcaagtaagttcaaataagagctataaagacaagtaaaatttcagagctccacactctctcccctttaaaagaatttcgtcctcgaaattctaaccTTTGCTCGCACAAAACTTGATGTTACAGGATTTTCCTCTAATTCCTAAGTGGCTTTCTCTTACTCATAGTACTGCTAAAAACTTACCTGGAGAGAAAATCTTATCACGTAAGGGCTAAGCTAATATGCTAAAGAAGTTTAACAAAGATATTTAAATGTGTAGGGTAATATAGGCTTAAAACCCGATGAAAAGAGAAAGCGATAACTACGAAACTTGGTTACTACTTCTGTTAGATTTTGAAATCAAACACTGTACACTAGAAATATGCTATTTTCTTTAATCGAACTGCCTTCCTTCATTATTaacgaaaaaaaaattcttgttcAAATCCAAGAACAAGGAACAGAAATTGAATCACGGATAGGAATTTAACTCCAAACAAACACAGATGTTTAATATCACGAATCAAAACATCAGGCACTATGTTCACTGTTTCTAGCGGAGATACAacttatatataaatttttcacTATATATAGTCTAATAAATACAGCTATTTCAAGTAAAACATTGCTAATTGCTAATCTTAACTATTATAACAGCTTCACCCTCATGAAATTCATTTATCTTGGGCAGttgttgtgaggacccgtaaattttctttatcttataatatgttattttcttttcttgcatgcattttcttcatgaaaCCCTATTATATTGCTTCTTccgagatttttataagtaaatatagtttttaaatcatttttctagtataagttagttcttGAGAAATTTGGAGTGTATATTGGGCATGGGGCCCGCTAGTGTATTAAGtgagaaattcggccaattaagtTAAATTTGGCATAAAGGGATTTAATtcctaggtgttaggagataattagaggttacctagatggattaaccatggggagacaagaaaatgactTCAAGCAACAACAAATTGCCAAGTGTCATCACTTAGTCAAAGtagacttgcctaacttttgcctaactttcttaactttactcaaatcccaattttgacccaaatcatcttcatttcagcaCCTCCTTGGCCGAGCTTCaccttgagagaaaagaaaagaaagcttcaacctttcatcttccattcttgcttaaatcttgaaaaccaaccgattaactcttgaattagtccacaaaattgacttgctaagggagtttgaaggtcttggtggagttgattTGTAAGCaaaacccctaagctactacctttcttgaggagttGAGGTATTTTGCTTAGAACTCACTCTTTGGTTCTAATAATGGTCAATTGGTGACTTATGGTAGCTAActaggtgattttatggaagattttatggattagagtaaagttagctaaattttttatttttttgggaatttttctgttttcatatgatggttatggttggccttgaattgatggctctaaattgtgttaaatggatcccttgtgTGCTAATTgcgattgtttgcggaaaaatttcgattttgtgcggaaattccagttttagggttccaatttgccctgttctACCCGGTTCTGTTTGACAAGGTTGGAAGCCTaattaggcttagtataaaacatgaaagttgtaggaaatgatatcTTTTaactgcctgtaaaatttcagctcgatcggagtactgtagcatatgaaatgaccaaaatacccttgactgcccataagccctattttcgcggacagttttctgtcttcgtggggatttcaatttttgactctgaaaatgcatgatttggctttggaggtcttcataagaaatgtaggtatatgtcttggcttcgaaattcTATAAGATACACCTTAATCGGACattggtagcctgagttattgtcatttaatcaTAGTACGATTAACTAAtctgattgtgagatgctggttctgtaatttgaaattttgacctagatacacaacgaactggactaagtggtcttcatcaaagttgtaggccttttgcttagcttcgaaacggtcaAAAGTTCACCCCAATCCAataagtgtagcttcggttgtgtctgttccgctaagagacgtcaaacctgctatttagcttttgtccttaaaacttgatttctagttgcattcctagacttgctttgtatttggatgaacttgaacctagttgaagggctattgtattgagatttcttatgtgttgaattggactgacttgaggaaaaacaatgaagccataaatggctagaatACAGCAAAATATAGAGGGCATcttgcccaaaattttagggctacgcgattccttcaagttgagttgatcttagtaaaaatgaagggttttgagggttgtttgtaaccctaggaccaactgttatttttttactcaaaagtcatatttttattcttctgtactagtacttaacttGGAAAGGCGTAccacatgtagtcgagcctcatttatgcattccatttactgggtttgtggatgtgcgaactataattgttttatcttgattattttaggttttcttggcgattaaagccactttgggtaaaaaaattttgaagtatctgtactggaaccggtgagtgtaccactcccctcatttgttgcttaacttggtttctgcacctgcaatctatgatttgaatgactgtatcatctgtttattctgtttgagacgagggtgtactttatcacactcattctcttgtctgtctgtatgcctatttactgtgtataatctgttatctgtatctgagtctgttcggacgtcgtttggaggctggtattcaacgacctttctgtgacctctgagcttaacacctgtggctagttactcgagtcgggccggcaagggcctggtcgattagataacgaaccacggtaggctctttctgggaatctttgggtatagagactcttgattccggtatactcgagtattaccacttctgtttctgttgaggtgttcgggcccggtaggggtatgtttggtggacggaaattggtgtaaagtggggtctacggatatgttggttctatttacgttgacggagagtcaacgggttcggatcaagtactgcaaatggaaatctggctcctgagagccacttgtatcctttccccTTTGAATCACTGCGTCTAACTACTTTCCTTtctatctggtatatgtatctgattggttaaacgtgaaaggcTATGATTTtaccctatatgtttggtacctcattgagcataagctcacccctttctgttacctttgttttccttacaggggacaaacttggaaatcacgattttggaagaaaagggtcaagctagtatatatgtcatgttATTGAGCTCTTTTGAAAACgaagccctaattgtattttgtgtagtatgaataccATGGATTGCACcgtatgttaatttgttcaagattccaatgtaaatatatgtataaatgtattctgttgagactatgattttatggtttggtaagcatgttctcaccttagtagtttccgattgttcgttttctttgggtcctatcgcgcgtactatCTTGGGTTTGCGTGAattgactccgtagtcctggcgagagttggacaggcggtccgccgaatcctttggttcgccttaggatgaggtggggctgtcacaggtggtatcagagccgcttcgcgtggtctttccgcggagtgagcttgggccaagtggtgttatggtcctgatttcgtgaatgtgtctaagtgctcgtttgagcataaactatgaaccgtgcatgtcataagtgtaaagatctttatcatgggacttgaggaagctaggtatgtatgtcgggtaggaatctttcatatggatgatttactcttgggaccggccggctcgagttgtgaattatcttatttgggattcttgtgcccggctactaaatagatgagagcctaggtttgaaagaacttgggcgaactagaaatttgattctatggaacttcatgtGGTTTGTTTGGGTGTTAGTAAGTATGATTAACctggattaagatataaattgtggtattctcgtagattatggaTGGAGGCTTAGAGGGGAAATGActtttcgttagttgcttttgtgCTTTTAACCTAGTcagtctatagtacttttggatgacCCAGCTACCTTCATGGATCTCTTTTTGTTGTATCTagctgactgctactgtgtgactggttcggtacagttgtgttatgtatatatgcttttgatctgtgtgtacctcttgttacttgcttatgcatataattatctttaatggtATATTCacgcttcgaccctagattggttaGATCAATGGAaggtactcgtagtggacgtgGTCGTGGGCGCGGACGTAAGCAACCCTCAAATGAAAGGGGTAACCAAGAACCAATACCTGAATcaaatcctgaacctagggttgacccaaatactcaagtagccgctgctatccagCGCATGACTGATCTGCTAGCCCATGTAGTGGAACACCAGGGTCAGAACCCTAATCCTCAACCTGAAAATCCTGGTAACCATATAGTGGGCGAGGATAGGGCCCTCGAAAggtttcagaaattttctccaCCGAAGTTTATTGGAGGGCCAGATCCGGATGTGGCCGAGAGATGGCTAGAAAAGATGGTGGACATCTTTGCTGCCCTACATTATACGGAGGAAAGACAGGTGACTTTTGTTGTCTTCTAACTGGaaggggcagcccgttcctggtggaacgtaatacgaCAGAAATGGGAGCGAGAACAAATGCCCAGGACATGGGTGAACTTCATGagggagttcaacgcgaaattcttccctcctctggtaCAAGAACGGAAGCAAGACGAGTTTATTCGGTTTCGCCAGGGGACCCAGACTGTAGccgagtacgagagccaatttactcgactgtccaaattcgcgcccgaactcatcatgaccgaacAACGAAGAATAAGACgctttgtccagggcctgaacgtggATATCCAGAAGGATCTCGCTGTAGCCCAGATTAACGcttttagtgatgctgtggagaaagcccagcgggttgaaaatgcgaggttacAGGTGAGGaacttccaaaccaagaaaaggagCTTCCCTGGGAATAGTTCTAAACAAGAAGATAAGAGTacaccccctaagattggaaagggaaacgggggagtacagCAATCGGGGGTGTCGTGTGATGTCGCTCAAgggggaccggtctctgctactcgtggtccctgtggatattgcggagggccaaatcatacggaggcaaattgttggaagaaagaaggaaaatgtctgcgttgcggaagtgccgatcatcggattgctgactgcccaattcgattgcgaaaaggaaaagggacccagcaaccaactaagactaaccctggacagtcggaaaaggaagggactggattgAAGGTACCGGCTCGGGTATATTCTTTAGAGCACcctcaggtccctgactcgtctgaggacgtagaaggtaccatccgttggttaccttagattttgatagattccgttgataagaaaatttcgagaatgaaatttctttaagggggagagagtgtgaggacctgtaaattttctttatctcataatatgtgatttttttttcttgcatgcattttcttcatgaaaCCCTATTATATTCCTTCTTCtgagatttttataagtaaatatagtttttaaatcatttttctagtataagttagttcttGAGAAATTTGGAGTGTATATTGGGCGTGGGgcccgctagtgcattaagtgagagaaatttggccaattaggttaaatttggCATAAAGGGATCTAATTCCTaagtgttaggagataattagagattacctagatggattaaccatggggagacaagaaaatgactTCAAGCAACAataaagtgccaagtgtcatcaCTTAGTCAAAGtagacttgcctaacttttgcctaactttcttaactttactcaaatcccaattttgacccaaatcatcttcatttcagcaCCTCCTTGGTTGAGCTTcatcttgagagaaaagaaaagaaagcttcaacctttcatcttccattcttgcttAAATCTTGAAAACCAACCGATAactcttgaattagtccacaaaattgacttgctaagggagtttgaaggtcttggtggagttgttttgtaAGCaaaacccctaagctactacctttcttgaggagttGAGGTATTTTTCTTAGAACTCACTCTTTGGTTCTAATAATGGTCAATTGGTGACTTATGGTAGCTAActaggtgattttatggaagattttatggattagagtaaagttagctaaattttttatttttttgggaatttttctgttttcatatgatggttatggttggccttgaattgatggctctaaa contains:
- the LOC113759886 gene encoding elongation factor 1-beta 2-like; translated protein: MRPIRATCLSIPNYPSFQTYELKNLSSRAISRAVSLPIPQASVLEQPSADLYPNASQWYHSVSSKLAPSFPGKAVGVRIGQGVAAEAALAVVAKEAPAAEDDDDLDLFGDETEEEKKAVEQREAAKASTKKKKSGKSSVLMDSKPWDDETDMKKLGCICC